The Nitrospira sp. genome contains a region encoding:
- a CDS encoding MoaD/ThiS family protein encodes MQVHLNHPPRSIEIKGPKRVKELLRDLNLVVEAHLVIRGDELVTEDEMLSDKDQIEIRPVISGG; translated from the coding sequence ATGCAGGTACATCTGAATCACCCTCCCCGGTCGATCGAAATCAAGGGTCCCAAACGAGTCAAGGAGCTCCTGCGGGACTTGAATCTCGTCGTCGAGGCGCACTTAGTCATTCGTGGTGACGAGCTAGTCACCGAAGACGAGATGCTTTCCGACAAGGATCAGATCGAAATCCGACCGGTGATTTCGGGCGGATGA
- a CDS encoding OBAP family protein, protein MPRSSPDVKASLLLTLVCAFAACAGNNTVSLVEVPGEKGSTKATLVETGAVLLQGKTPIDALNIYLDGFHFYNGQIQAQVEAHHFCSKVNEEVNQCVIFDGNTKDAKIIGVEYIISKRLFQMLPPEEKKLWHSHVHEVKSGQLVAPGIPQQAEHEFMQKLIATYGKTWHTWHTDQSLVLPLGHPFLMMGFTADGQAQAGLVASRDRRLQIQSKEKRKDRKSIVAPPIASGADAWQQGHVLQLTLKSLKQDAVVSHPDDPTKRAPAPTPR, encoded by the coding sequence ATGCCTAGAAGTTCGCCTGACGTGAAAGCTTCTCTACTCCTGACTCTCGTGTGTGCCTTCGCGGCCTGTGCAGGGAACAACACCGTTTCACTCGTGGAAGTTCCCGGAGAAAAAGGCTCGACAAAGGCCACGTTGGTGGAGACCGGAGCGGTTCTGCTTCAAGGGAAGACGCCCATTGATGCCTTGAACATCTACTTGGATGGATTTCACTTTTATAATGGCCAGATACAGGCGCAAGTGGAAGCGCACCATTTCTGCTCCAAGGTCAACGAGGAGGTGAACCAGTGCGTCATTTTCGACGGGAACACAAAGGACGCCAAGATCATTGGGGTGGAGTACATCATCAGCAAACGTCTCTTTCAGATGCTGCCGCCTGAGGAGAAGAAATTGTGGCACAGCCACGTGCATGAGGTGAAAAGCGGGCAACTTGTCGCCCCCGGTATTCCGCAGCAGGCGGAGCACGAGTTCATGCAGAAGCTCATCGCGACCTATGGAAAGACGTGGCACACCTGGCATACCGATCAAAGTCTGGTGTTGCCGTTGGGCCATCCGTTTTTGATGATGGGCTTTACCGCCGATGGTCAAGCGCAGGCAGGTCTGGTCGCGTCGCGGGATCGGCGTCTCCAGATTCAGAGCAAGGAAAAGCGCAAGGATCGAAAAAGCATCGTGGCCCCTCCGATCGCGTCGGGTGCCGATGCATGGCAGCAGGGTCACGTCCTGCAGCTGACTCTGAAGTCCCTCAAACAAGACGCTGTCGTGTCCCACCCGGACGATCCCACGAAACGCGCGCCGGCCCCCACGCCCCGGTAG
- a CDS encoding alpha-keto acid decarboxylase family protein, with product MSDKATIGTAVLDRLHRLGVRHIFGIPGDYVLSLYQLIEASPITHIGTTREDCAGFAADAYARINGIGAVCVTYCVGGLNTVNAIACAYAERSPVVLLTGSPGLCERTRTPYLHHMVRDFATQREVFEQMTVAAVTLDDPLTAERQMDQAFAALLRYRRPIYIEIPRDMVHCPLTGGMKPICIEDTPSDPAALEEAIGEVRIMLASAKKPAMLVGAEVGRFGLQDDLARLVEQLNIPIASTLLGKSIIREDHPLYVGVYGGLIGREEVQQFINDSDCLLILGSILSDVEDLDATSPLLSEGRTIHATADRVAIKHHRYESIKFQDFVQGLVKSPLPSFSRSQRSLPARTPAASSALNLDAPITLEGLFRHLDTVLTEKTVVIADVGESLFAAADLHVRHRFEFLSPAYYTSMGFAVPAALGASFADPSLRPIVLVGDGAFQMTGTELASCVRYRQSPIVVLLNNRGYSTEREILEGPFNDVHEWQYERVCDLIGGGQGSRVSTQREFEQHLAAAFADQSQLHFLNVLLSPHDRSPGMVRLARRLGKKLSTDKP from the coding sequence ATGAGCGACAAAGCGACCATTGGGACCGCCGTGTTGGATCGCCTGCATCGTTTGGGCGTCCGCCATATTTTTGGGATCCCGGGCGACTACGTTCTGTCTCTCTATCAATTGATCGAGGCGTCACCGATCACACACATCGGGACGACGCGGGAAGATTGCGCCGGCTTTGCGGCCGACGCGTATGCCCGGATCAACGGCATCGGGGCTGTCTGCGTGACCTATTGCGTCGGCGGGTTGAATACCGTCAACGCCATTGCCTGCGCATATGCTGAACGGTCGCCTGTCGTCCTCCTGACCGGTTCGCCGGGCCTCTGTGAACGAACTCGCACACCCTATTTGCACCATATGGTCCGTGATTTTGCGACGCAACGGGAAGTTTTCGAACAGATGACCGTTGCTGCGGTGACTCTGGATGATCCGCTGACCGCTGAGCGCCAGATGGATCAGGCGTTTGCCGCCCTGCTTCGGTACCGCCGTCCCATTTATATCGAAATCCCCAGAGACATGGTTCACTGTCCCCTCACCGGCGGGATGAAGCCGATCTGCATCGAGGATACGCCGAGTGACCCGGCGGCCCTGGAAGAAGCGATCGGTGAAGTGCGGATCATGCTGGCCTCCGCCAAAAAGCCCGCGATGCTGGTCGGCGCGGAAGTCGGCCGGTTTGGATTGCAGGACGATCTGGCTCGGTTGGTGGAACAACTCAATATTCCGATCGCCTCGACCCTGCTCGGGAAATCGATCATTCGGGAGGATCACCCACTCTATGTGGGCGTGTACGGTGGGCTCATCGGCCGGGAAGAAGTCCAGCAGTTCATCAACGATTCCGACTGCCTGTTGATCCTGGGATCCATTCTGTCCGATGTGGAAGATCTGGATGCCACGTCGCCCTTGCTTTCAGAGGGGCGAACCATCCATGCAACAGCCGACCGTGTTGCGATCAAGCATCACCGGTATGAGTCCATCAAGTTCCAGGACTTCGTCCAGGGCCTGGTGAAATCTCCGCTTCCGTCCTTTTCTCGCTCGCAGCGATCACTTCCTGCCCGAACTCCGGCAGCATCGTCGGCTCTAAACTTGGACGCGCCGATCACCCTGGAAGGACTCTTTCGACATCTGGATACGGTGCTGACCGAAAAGACGGTCGTGATTGCCGATGTGGGGGAATCGCTCTTTGCCGCGGCTGACCTGCACGTCCGCCACCGCTTTGAGTTTCTGTCACCGGCTTATTACACATCGATGGGATTCGCCGTTCCCGCTGCGCTAGGGGCCTCGTTCGCCGATCCCAGCTTGCGGCCGATCGTGCTGGTGGGAGACGGGGCCTTTCAGATGACTGGAACCGAGTTGGCCAGCTGTGTACGGTATCGTCAATCGCCGATCGTCGTCCTTCTTAATAACCGCGGCTATTCAACAGAGCGCGAGATTCTGGAAGGGCCCTTTAACGACGTGCACGAATGGCAATATGAGCGGGTGTGTGATCTCATCGGAGGGGGACAGGGTTCACGTGTAAGTACCCAAAGAGAGTTTGAACAGCATCTCGCCGCCGCCTTTGCAGACCAAAGCCAGCTGCATTTCCTCAACGTCCTCTTGAGCCCGCATGATCGTTCTCCCGGGATGGTGCGCCTGGCGCGGCGTTTGGGCAAGAAGCTTTCAACTGATAAACCATAG
- a CDS encoding class I SAM-dependent rRNA methyltransferase, producing the protein MISTAQVRLNSSRIPQGRHLWLYAGYLGPVTGQPEAGGLIDVLTADGRFYGRGLYSPSSKIRVRLLTFQDEPIDERFWRERIRQAIHLRQRVVAHSDAYRVVFGEGDRLPGLIVDRYDQLLVMQTLSAGMESRKDLIADLLIQELKVSSVYLRNDAKIRQLEGLPLERGLLRGNGPTQVHIQEGAAHFIVDVERGQKTGWFCDQRENRLAAAKLAAEAEVLEVFCHTGAFGIHAALAGAASVEGLDASQDTLAMARKHAAMNQVEHRCTYRQADAFEDMRHLVKSGRRYDLVILDPPAFARSKQALAGALAGYKDINLLGLKLLKPEGFLVTCSCSHPVSEADLWNSIRLAALDAKRDIRLIEQRGQSPDHPILAGMPETRYLKCFIVQML; encoded by the coding sequence ATGATCTCGACCGCCCAGGTCCGCCTCAATTCATCAAGGATCCCCCAGGGACGCCATCTCTGGCTCTATGCGGGTTATCTGGGTCCGGTCACAGGGCAACCGGAGGCCGGCGGTCTGATCGATGTGCTGACAGCCGACGGCCGTTTCTATGGGCGTGGTCTCTATAGCCCTTCCTCGAAAATTCGAGTCCGCTTGCTGACGTTTCAGGATGAGCCCATCGATGAGCGATTCTGGAGGGAGAGAATTCGGCAAGCGATTCATCTGCGACAACGTGTGGTTGCCCACTCCGATGCTTATCGCGTGGTTTTTGGCGAAGGAGATCGACTGCCGGGCCTGATTGTCGATCGGTACGATCAGCTGCTGGTCATGCAGACTTTATCCGCGGGGATGGAGAGCCGGAAGGACCTCATTGCGGACTTGCTGATTCAGGAATTGAAGGTCTCGAGCGTCTATCTGCGGAATGATGCCAAGATCCGGCAGCTTGAAGGATTGCCCCTTGAACGCGGCTTGCTTCGTGGCAACGGCCCCACACAAGTCCACATCCAGGAAGGCGCCGCACACTTCATTGTTGATGTGGAACGGGGACAGAAGACGGGGTGGTTTTGCGATCAACGGGAGAATCGGCTGGCGGCAGCCAAATTGGCGGCGGAAGCGGAGGTGTTGGAGGTGTTCTGCCATACCGGCGCCTTCGGCATCCATGCCGCCCTCGCTGGGGCCGCGTCGGTGGAAGGGTTAGATGCCAGCCAAGACACTCTTGCCATGGCGCGAAAGCATGCCGCGATGAACCAAGTGGAGCATCGTTGCACGTATCGCCAAGCCGATGCGTTCGAAGACATGCGCCATTTGGTCAAATCCGGGCGACGCTATGATCTTGTCATTCTCGATCCTCCGGCATTTGCTCGCAGCAAGCAAGCCCTGGCCGGGGCGTTAGCGGGATACAAAGATATCAATCTTCTGGGATTGAAACTGTTGAAGCCGGAAGGGTTTCTGGTGACATGTAGTTGTTCTCACCCGGTATCCGAAGCGGATCTCTGGAACAGCATTCGCCTTGCCGCGCTCGATGCCAAGCGAGACATCCGGCTCATCGAACAACGGGGCCAGAGTCCCGATCATCCGATCCTCGCCGGCATGCCGGAAACTCGCTACCTGAAATGTTTTATAGTCCAGATGCTCTAA